TATTACTTTTAATACTTTCTTCCCCGATACTTTTTGCCTTCAACTTTTTCGGAATACtcttgaaaatttgataaGCGGATTCAACCTGATTTTGGTTTCCAAATTCTAAAGTAATGATATACTCAAATTGATCCATAGATGTGAGGGCCAACCAGAAAGTAATACATTCAATGCTACTATTCCGTTATTGCCTCTATGTGTTTTCCTTTGAACTTTTACTTAATCCGCGGgtgaaatttcatttttatattttccattttataACAGGCCGTCCCCTAAAAACACCGCGTAAGAACATAGTTTATACACTTATATAAGTAAAAGGTGTAGTAGGTTGGAATGGTAAAGGGCGTATTGTGTGTCAATTATGCGATGAAAATGTATACTTCGAagtcaataaaaaaagaacctGGTTTGCCTCATGAAGATGTTGCCTGCCCTTTCTTATTTAGTGTTTGTAAGTTATTTTTGTCAAAGTCTATTCATTCATTCAAAGTAGCTTCCTCCACTAGAAAATCGATTAAACTTCTTGGATACGCAGGTCCATGGGTATGACAACATTCTTGTCCTTGCAATTTGCTCATAACGTATGTCACATCAAAGTCCCTCTCTTCTGAAAGTTTGTAAAGATACTCCCAGGTGGCGGGGACTGTTAGTACATGTCTTCCTGCTTCGTCAGTATACTGGGTATTTCGCTTCataatttcattatccttTAGCGAATACTTGCCTTTGTGATTCAGTTTGCTTTCCAGGACCATAGAggtaaaaaattcatcttTCGTTGGGAAAGAATATTTGTAGTTGGTATCATCTTCTATgtcctttgaaaaattttcattaccACTCCGCAGTAGCAGTCTGTTCTCTGCGTTGATTTCAGTATTTGCCTTTCTTAGTTCctcaatttctttcaataaaCTTTGGCGGTTCCTTTCACTTTCTAACAATTTATCTTGTAATTCTTTCATTCTGGCTTCTTTTCTCTCTCTGAAGGCTTTTTGGGCGGCTCTGTTTTGagcctttttctttgcctTAGAGTCATCTGGAACATTCTCATTATGAGCAACTGAGGGACTCCTCGAACTTGGAGATATACcattatttttagaaaaataatttgtATTACTATAactatcattatcattattattgttatctGCCATAACATAGGTAGAGTAGTCGCCTGAAATAGGGGTTAGTTGAATTGCTTGAAGATCACTACCCTTAGGGAAAGATATGTTGTTCTGTAATAGCAAATCATTATTTGATCTGTCAAGGTTCAAAGCAGGACACTGGTCTTCCAAAATTGGGAAGGGTGCTGTTTGCTCGCTCAATAGGTCTGGTTGTTGTTTTATACATTTGCTATCTTCTTGGAATAGACTATTTCTGATACAACAATCCTCCTCTTGGCATTGAGGGTTAATAAATTTCATGAATCCGCTGGTATTATCATCCATATTAGAAGGCGTCATAACAATTGCTTCAGCCTTATTCTTCGTTAGTTTATACTGGAAGTAAAGCAAACACCTACTGCCCCTTTTATCGAAATGATAAACAAATAAGAAAGCTCAGAGGGCCTCCGGTAATATTCAAATCGATCTGTTTTATAATGCttattgaataataatGCCGTTGCTGTACTCTTAACATAAAGCTACGAAAATCCACTATACatttttctaaagaaaaaaaaaaaattcaaaaaaaattgatttcgCCCAGGATCGAACTGGGGACGTTCTGCGTGTTAAGCAGATGCCATAACCGACTAGACCACGAAACCAAATTCTTATTGATTATGTTGTATTACGGGCTCGAGTAATACCGGAGTGTCTTGACAATCCTAATACAAACAGTCTTAGGGAAGTAACCAGTTGTCAAAACAGTTTATCAGATTAATTCACGGAATGTTACTtatcttatatatattatataaaatatgaatcataCTGTTGGAACGAGAGTAATTGATAGTGACATGAGTTGCTATGGTAACAATCTAATGCTTACATCGTATATTAATGTACAACTCGTATACGTTTAAGTGTGATTGCGCCTATTGCAGAAGGAATGTTAAACGAGAAGCTCAGACAATACTGAAGCGGTGTTAAAGACCTATTAGTTGAACATGTTATGGTAGGTACATATATGAGGAATATGAGTCGTCACATCAATGTATAGTAACTACCGGAATcactattatattggtcATAATTAATATGACCAATCGGCGTGTGTTTTATATACCTCTCTTATTTAGTATAAGAAGATCAGTACTcacttcttcattaatactAATTTTTTACCTCTAATTATCAACATGGCGACCCCAGTGAGGGATGAAACAAGAAATGTTATTGACGACAACATTTCTGCGCGGATTCAATCGAAAGTCAAAACAAATGATACTGTCAGACAGACGCCATCATCATTAAGAAAAGTTTCTATTAAAGATGAACAGGTGaaacaatatcaaagaaactTAAATAGGTTTAAAACCATACTAAATGGTTTAAAGgcagaagaggaaaaactTTCTGAGACTGATGATATTCAGATGCTagctgaaaaattattaaaacTCGGAGAAACCATTGACAAGGTTGAGAATAGGATTGTGGATCTAGTTGAAAAGATACAATTATTGGAAACAAACGAGAACAATAATATATTACATGA
This genomic interval from Saccharomyces cerevisiae S288C chromosome VIII, complete sequence contains the following:
- the YAP3 gene encoding Yap3p (Basic leucine zipper (bZIP) transcription factor) yields the protein MTPSNMDDNTSGFMKFINPQCQEEDCCIRNSLFQEDSKCIKQQPDLLSEQTAPFPILEDQCPALNLDRSNNDLLLQNNISFPKGSDLQAIQLTPISGDYSTYVMADNNNNDNDSYSNTNYFSKNNGISPSSRSPSVAHNENVPDDSKAKKKAQNRAAQKAFRERKEARMKELQDKLLESERNRQSLLKEIEELRKANTEINAENRLLLRSGNENFSKDIEDDTNYKYSFPTKDEFFTSMVLESKLNHKGKYSLKDNEIMKRNTQYTDEAGRHVLTVPATWEYLYKLSEERDFDVTYVMSKLQGQECCHTHGPAYPRSLIDFLVEEATLNE